In Scyliorhinus canicula unplaced genomic scaffold, sScyCan1.1, whole genome shotgun sequence, the genomic stretch AGAAATCTAGAATCAGATCCGTATGTTCGTCAAATCTAATCATTTTATCCTTAGGCCATAGTGAGATTGTATGACAGACAAATAAACAGGGATGAAAACTCTAACTACAAAGCTAATAAAGTAAATGTATTTGTCAACAGTATCCATCTCACTGAGCAGACTTCAGGTTAATTCACAGCCAACAACCCGCTccgaaaactctgctcacatttcGATAGCCGTGATAAACAAACacaatccacaacattctaaaacaaTCAACATTCAAAATGAAACAAACCAcaattatcttttaaaaaaaaggtcaATTTACCTGAGCACCGAATGTGAATGGATCCTATAAAAAAACTTCCAGGATCCCAATCTGGGCCAAAATGAATCAGTTCTTTCATGGGTCACACCTGACCAGTGCAGCAAGTTTCAGTGGAATTTGTCTTAGTTTGTGAGATACATTAGTTACAAACAGAATAACAGGGAGAAAACATAACATTTGTCCATCTTCAATGATAATAGAGGTACTTTCAGCACATGGACCAGCCCCTGTGTCTATTCTCAGTCAGCATTACACAGCGGGAACAGGGCTGCGTGTTTAGACCAGCAAGTCAAGGCATCCTCCTTAAATTACCAGGTTCTACAATGTATTCAGTGGCCTGTGAAGGGAAGCACCCGCAGTCCACACTCCGAGTTCCTGCCCTCGGGCTGTCAGCTGGTGTTTGCTGGCTCAAGCTCCTGCTCGCCGATCTGCCTAAGAATAGGAACGTGTTGATTTGCAaagaaacttgcatttaaatagcacctttcacCACCACAGGGCATCTCAAAATGCTTCACGGCCAATGAACCCTTTCTGAAGTGTGGTGACTGTAGAAAAATGAAGCAATGCTGTCGGACCGGTAAGTCCAGCAGAAGGAAACTCTCTGACCCTCCAACTGTCAGAATAGAAACGGATCatggaatagaatccctacagtgcagaaggagtccattcggcccattgagtctgcaccggctcttggaaagagaattgtatttaagcccatgcctccaccctatctccataatcccaCCTTATCTTTtgcatactaaggggcaatttagcacagccagtgcacctaacctgcacttctttggactatgggaggaaaccgaagcacccgaaggaaacccatgcagacacggggagaaactgcaaactttacacaggcagtcacccgaggccggaattgaacccaggttttaTGGGGGTCCTTCCATTATGTTTCCACTAAACAAACCTCAATCTTCAAGACCTGAAAACTGCAGACTCCTCAGTCCAAGTGTGGGCTTCACCATCTTCTTATTGAGCGATTTAAACATCAGGAACTCATTACGGGcaccatggtggcgcagtggttagcattgctgcctgatggcgcaaaggtcccaggttcaatcctggctctgggtcactatccatgtggagtttgcacattctccccatgtttgcgtgggtttctcccccacaacccaaagatgaccagggtaggtggattgaccatgctaaattgtcccttaattggaaaaaatgaattgggcactctacatttattttaaaaaacaaaaatacatTAGGAGCACTCCTGGTTCCAAATGGCCCTCTGGGTTTCaggtcccacagctggttcacagctcctgctcccacagctggttcacagttcctggtcccacagctggttcgCAGCTCCTGGTTCCACagccggttcacagctcctgctcccacagctggttcacagttcctggtcccacagctggttcgcagctcctgctcccacagctggttcgcagctcctggtcccacagctggtttcacagctcctggtcccacagctggttcacagctcctggtcccacagctggttcgCAGCTCCTGGTTCCACagccggttcacagctcctggtcccacagctggttcgCAGCTCCTGGTTCCACAGCTGGTTCGCAGCTCCTGGTTCCACAGCTCCTGGtctcacagctggttcacagctcctggtcccacagctggttcacagctcctggtcccacagctggttcacagctcctggtccCACAGCTGGTTTCACAGCTCCTGGTCCCACAGCTGGTTTCACAGCTCCTGGTCGCACAGCTGGTCTCACAGCTCCTGGTCCCACAGCtggtttcacagctcctgctcccacagctggtctcacagctcctggtcccacagctggtttcacagctcctgctcccacggctggttcacagctcctggtcccacagctggttcacagctcctggtcccacagctggttcacagctcctggtccCACAGCTGGTTTCACAGTTCcgggtcccacagctggttcacagctcctcgtcccacagctggttcacagctcctcgtCCCACAGCtggtttcacagctcctgctcccacagctggtctcacagctcctggtcccacagctggtttcacagctcctgctcccacggctggttcacagctcctggtcccacagctggttcacagctcctggtcccacagctggttcacagctcctggtccCACAGCTGGTTTCACAGTTCcgggtcccacagctggttcacagctcctcgtcccacagctggttcacagctcctggtcccacagctggtttcacagctcctgctcccacagctgcttCCAAGCTAACTGCAGATTatctcttgggcagcacggtagcatggtggttagcataaatgcttcacagctccagggtcccaggttcgattcccggctgggtcactgtctgtgtggagtctgcacgtcctcccgtgtgtgcgtgggtttcctccgggtgctccggtttcctcccacagtccaaagatgtgcgggttaggtggattggccatgctaaaattgcccgtagtgtcctaaaaaagtaaggttggggggggttgttgggttacgggtatagggtggatacgtgggtttgagtagggtgatcattgctcggcacaacatcgagggccgaagggcctgttctgtgctgtactgttctatgttccttttgTGAGAAACACCCAGAATCCCAACCAAGGCTCCAGCCTGAATCACTTATTCCCATGGTAACAGAGACCAGTTTGAATGTCTAATTGATATTTAAATTATTTAACTTAGTTTCAAGACTAAGGTCTGCCTGAAGAATTCATCTCTCTCACAAAGACAGAACAACAATTATCAAACCCAATGTCTGTGGGTAAAAGAGCCCAGCAGCCCTTTTGCAGTTCCTACCCTTCCAGCTTTGATTTAAGTCAATATGAGCCGCCCCTTCTGATAACCTTACATTAAAACAGTTCCGAAATTAATTCACAAACAATTCAGGGTCTGGTTTAAAGGAATAACTGGGCAGACGGGGATGTCACCGTTAGAACAGGGAGTCTCCCTGGTGAAGAGAAGGGTTCAGACAGGCTAGGGAGAAGGTTGCTACTGTCATCATTGAGAAGAACACAATCTATAAAGGAACAACTGGTCCCAAACACAATCTGTTGCAGCTtgtgtggagggagtgttgaATCAGATTTGCAGGGGTTAAATTAGATATGTTTTCTGTTTTGGACAATCATATTTAAATCTGGGATTCAGGTGATGATATGAATTTGAGTCAGGTGACAAGATAGAGATCCGAGTATTACTCCAGGAAGCCTTAAACCCAGAGTGATAGTATTTCAGAACCAGGTGTGAAGCACAAATTCACCCTCAAAAGGCCAATGGAAATTCTACCATGGGAGCATCCACTGGAAGAATATTTGCCCCTGTGTGTGGGAGTGACAGACTGTGCGGAAcaactcctccaatcacagattctgtcTCTCCCAATGCCGTTGCTTCTGCAGAgacagaatctgtgattggaggaacagCTTTGTCACCCATTTTGAGGAAGGAAGCTGGCTGACGTGCTGCCTGAGTCAGTGCTGTGTGGAGGAGCCGTGTCTCCCTGGGACAGAACTGAAGGATTTCATAGCAGTGGGAGTCTGGTAACGGTCCAACCATCGCAGACACGTAGAGCTTTCCCCGTTCTGCTGAGCAAGATGCAATTATTTTTATATATCCCAGGAGGTGGGGTGCACAGCTCAGGAATTGGAGTAATCGGGTATTGTGAACTTACTCACTAATCACATCTGTCAAATTAGAAGTTGAGATCCAGGTTTCATTCTTCACTGCTGTTATTTGCAGTTGAACGCTTACAGACAATATACAGAACGCCAAGTCTGAGCTGATCTCAGTGGGTGGAGTGAGGTTATCGAGGGGTTTTGAATGTAAATCCACACAATGAAGATCAGAATCGGGTGAGTTTTTTCCTGCTCCATCGTCTGATCTAATAAACACTCGGCACCTGTTCAGTTACCTTGAGTCAAATAGTTTGAATTCTCATTTTGGAAATGGAGTAAGGGgggtttccttttcaaataaattAACCAAAACATCTTATTTATAGATTccaatttaaaacatttaatatgTACACAGTCTTTGATATTTATGCTATCTTATCTACTAAAAGAAGCAAACTCAAAAAATACTCAACACAGACGGTAATGTGATTACGTGACTACATCACGTAATAAAGGAGTTAGTGAGAGTGGAAAAGGAGACCCTGGAAACCAAAaattaactccctaaaatcatcAAAGCAGCTCTTGAGAAAATCTCAAGAAGAGccattgaaaaaatatattttgagctCTGCAGTTGGATCTTTCAGACGCTGAATTGTAGATTTTACATCAAAGATTGATTTAGATTGAAGCAAAAGATCATAAATTTATTCTAAACAGGCTTCTGCTGAGAGTTCTTGAATTAAGGAGCAAAGATCACAGATGGTACTTTAGAAATAGACACTGTAGCCCCCACAATAAATGACATTTTCAGCAGATTAAGTTCCAGCTGTTACAGGCGTTCATCCAGCAGGAACAGAATATTGTCAGACTGTCAACActaaacaacagcaacaacagcagaatccaacccctgcagTCATTgatgaacttgctgatgtctctgGAGGCAtcgtgactgagtgaatcccttcccacacacacagcagttgaatggcctctcagtgtgagtgcgttggtgtgccAGCAAGTTGAAAGACtttgcgaatcccttcccacacactgagcaggtaaacggtttctccccagtgtgagtgcgatGGTGAGCAGTGAGGTTGGACGAccgattgaatcccttcccacacacggagcatgtgaacggtctctccgcagtgtgagtgcgttggtgagcAGTGAGGTTGGATGACTGCCTGAAACTCTTTCCACAGGAGgtgcagctgaatggtttctcttcagtgtgaattcgctggtgtctcagaaggGTGGGTAAAactgtgaatcctttcccacacacaaagCAAGTAAACGGTCTTTCCCCAGTATGGAGCCGCTGGTGTGCAATGAGGGAGGATGCCTGTCTGAAACTCTTTCCACAGGaagtgcagctgaatggtttctccttaatgtgaacacgctggtgtgacAGCAAGTGGGATGatccagtgaatcccttcccacacacagagcaggtgaacggcctctcaccTCTATGAACACGCTGGTGAGACAGCAGGTgaaatgactgagtgaatcccttcccacactcggagcagacgaacggcctctccccagtgtgagtgcgttgatgcaCAGTGAGTGCTGAAGAATGCCTGAACATCTTTCCACAGGAGGTGCAGATGAATAGCTTTTCctcagtgtgaatccgctggtgaGACCAAAGGccagatgactgaatgaatccctccccacacacagagcaggtgaacggcctctccccagtgtgactgcgccgatGGTTTTCCAGCAGGGAAGgataactgaatcccttcccacagtcctcacatttccatggtttctccatggttccagtgtccttgtgtctctccaagtTGGAAGATCAGTTGAAGTCTTCTTCACACACACAGGACATGTGTACAGTTTCTcctcgctgtgaatggtgtgatatttcttcaggctgtgtaactggttagagCTCTTTCCTCAGTCAAataactggaacactctcactcgggtgtgtttGTCTCGATatctttccagt encodes the following:
- the LOC119961641 gene encoding zinc finger protein 180-like, yielding MEKPWKCEDCGKGFSYPSLLENHRRSHTGERPFTCSVCGEGFIQSSGLWSHQRIHTEEKLFICTSCGKMFRHSSALTVHQRTHTGERPFVCSECGKGFTQSFHLLSHQRVHRGERPFTCSVCGKGFTGSSHLLSHQRVHIKEKPFSCTSCGKSFRQASSLIAHQRLHTGERPFTCFVCGKGFTVLPTLLRHQRIHTEEKPFSCTSCGKSFRQSSNLTAHQRTHTAERPFTCSVCGKGFNRSSNLTAHHRTHTGEKPFTCSVCGKGFAKSFNLLAHQRTHTERPFNCCVCGKGFTQSRCLQRHQQVHQ